The following proteins come from a genomic window of Halomarina ordinaria:
- a CDS encoding dihydrodipicolinate synthase family protein → MDRPPQTGSADPLSVHGVVPPTVTAFDADESLDAETTAAHARFVVDRGAHGVFPLGTNGEFALLTPDERERVVASVADEVGGEVPVIAGVGAPSTHQTVQHAERAASAGADGLVVVTPYYYPVDDTGAVEHYRRVCEAVEKPVYVYHIPSKTGNALSREAVAGIAALDGVAGLKDSSKDVPWLGQVVAETPDLTFLAGSDSLLVPGLDLGCAGAVSAVANAFPGLVVDLYEAYVDGDRDTAREHQRTVYRVRDAIKRGPYMAGVKAALSLQGFDAGPLRSPLRSMDEDDREALEADLRDLDLL, encoded by the coding sequence ATGGACCGACCACCGCAGACCGGCAGCGCCGACCCGCTCTCCGTCCACGGCGTCGTCCCACCGACGGTGACGGCGTTCGACGCCGACGAATCGCTCGACGCCGAGACGACCGCCGCCCACGCCCGCTTCGTCGTCGACCGGGGCGCCCACGGCGTCTTCCCGCTCGGCACCAACGGCGAGTTCGCCCTGCTCACCCCCGACGAACGCGAGCGGGTCGTCGCGAGCGTCGCCGACGAGGTGGGTGGCGAGGTACCCGTCATCGCCGGCGTCGGCGCGCCGAGTACCCACCAGACGGTCCAGCACGCGGAACGCGCCGCGAGCGCGGGCGCCGACGGCCTCGTCGTCGTCACCCCCTACTACTACCCGGTGGACGATACCGGTGCCGTCGAACACTACCGCCGGGTCTGCGAGGCGGTCGAGAAACCCGTCTACGTCTACCACATCCCGAGCAAGACCGGCAACGCCCTCTCGCGCGAGGCCGTCGCCGGCATCGCCGCCCTCGACGGGGTCGCCGGCCTGAAGGACTCCAGCAAGGACGTCCCGTGGCTCGGCCAGGTCGTCGCCGAGACGCCCGACCTCACCTTCCTCGCCGGGTCGGACTCGCTGCTCGTCCCCGGTCTCGACCTCGGCTGCGCGGGCGCCGTCAGCGCCGTCGCCAACGCCTTCCCCGGCCTCGTCGTCGACCTCTACGAGGCGTACGTCGACGGCGACCGGGACACGGCGAGGGAACACCAGCGAACCGTCTACCGGGTGAGAGACGCCATCAAGCGCGGGCCGTACATGGCCGGCGTGAAGGCCGCGCTCTCGCTACAGGGGTTCGACGCCGGCCCGCTCAGAAGCCCCCTCCGGAGCATGGACGAGGACGACCGCGAGGCGCTCGAAGCGGACCTGCGGGACCTCGACCTGCTCTGA
- a CDS encoding glucose 1-dehydrogenase, whose protein sequence is MRAITITRDGTGPELRERPLPSPDEGEVLVRTLRVGVDGTDREVVAGEHGDLPAGEDDLVLGHEAVGVVADANGTALPEGTVVAPTVRRPPNGTNEYFERGEPDMAPEGEYLERGIVGAHGYMAEYFTSPPEYLVALPRALAEWGFLVEQASITEKALSTAYASRSTFTWEPESALVLGNGSLGLLSLAMLDDRVERTYCLGRRERPDPTIDFIEDLGATYVDSRTTPVPEIPKTYEGMDLVYEATGYAKHAFETIETLAPNGVGALVGVPGDWTFEVDGGRLHRELVLHNKALVGTVNSNRDHFERAVETLSSLPEGVLDALVTHVVPPEEYDRAFADDDTALKTAIEFDTL, encoded by the coding sequence ATGCGAGCCATCACCATCACCCGAGACGGTACCGGTCCAGAACTGCGTGAGCGACCGCTCCCGTCACCCGACGAGGGTGAAGTGCTCGTCAGGACGCTGCGCGTCGGTGTCGACGGTACCGACCGCGAGGTCGTCGCGGGCGAGCACGGCGACCTCCCCGCGGGCGAGGACGACCTCGTCCTGGGCCACGAGGCGGTCGGCGTAGTCGCCGACGCGAACGGGACGGCGCTGCCGGAGGGGACCGTCGTGGCACCGACGGTCCGCCGCCCCCCGAACGGAACCAACGAGTACTTCGAGCGCGGAGAACCGGACATGGCGCCGGAGGGAGAGTACCTGGAGCGGGGCATCGTCGGTGCCCACGGCTACATGGCCGAGTACTTCACCAGCCCCCCCGAGTACCTCGTCGCGCTCCCGCGCGCGCTCGCGGAGTGGGGCTTCCTCGTCGAGCAGGCGAGCATCACCGAGAAGGCGCTCTCGACCGCCTACGCCTCGCGCTCGACGTTCACCTGGGAACCGGAGAGCGCGCTCGTCCTCGGGAACGGGTCGCTCGGCCTGCTCTCGCTCGCGATGCTCGACGACCGCGTCGAGCGGACCTACTGCCTCGGCCGACGCGAGCGTCCCGACCCGACCATCGACTTCATCGAGGACCTCGGCGCGACGTACGTCGACTCGCGCACGACGCCCGTGCCCGAGATACCCAAGACCTACGAGGGGATGGACCTCGTCTACGAGGCGACGGGGTACGCGAAGCACGCCTTCGAGACGATAGAGACGCTCGCTCCCAACGGGGTCGGCGCGCTGGTCGGCGTCCCGGGCGACTGGACGTTCGAGGTCGACGGGGGACGCCTCCACCGCGAACTCGTCCTCCACAACAAGGCGCTCGTCGGAACGGTCAACTCCAACCGCGACCACTTCGAACGCGCCGTCGAGACGCTCTCGTCGCTCCCGGAGGGGGTCCTCGACGCCCTCGTCACCCACGTCGTCCCCCCGGAGGAGTACGACCGCGCCTTCGCGGACGACGACACCGCACTCAAGACCGCAATCGAGTTCGACACGCTATGA
- the gfcR gene encoding transcriptional regulator GfcR translates to MKNVDDLIENAATLAERGLSKGEIADELNVSRETARWLVERGDTPTTSRREPDDIHVDWSAIGTDSGRMSQVSAALADLLVDTNGPADVTVGIEKAGVPLATAVSRELETDLATYTPRKHQWEEGDIEDLGGSFSRNFAGVDGRDCYVVDDTVTSGTTLTETIDAVRDRGGNPVACAVLVDKQGVDEVEGVPVHSLVQVIRV, encoded by the coding sequence ATGAAGAACGTAGACGACCTCATCGAGAACGCAGCAACGCTCGCCGAACGCGGCCTCTCCAAGGGCGAAATCGCGGACGAACTGAACGTCTCGCGAGAGACCGCCCGCTGGCTGGTCGAACGCGGCGACACGCCGACCACCTCGCGACGTGAACCGGACGACATCCACGTCGACTGGAGCGCCATCGGCACCGACTCCGGGCGCATGTCGCAGGTGAGCGCCGCGCTCGCCGACCTCCTGGTCGACACGAACGGCCCCGCCGACGTCACCGTCGGTATCGAGAAGGCGGGCGTGCCGCTCGCCACCGCCGTCTCGCGCGAACTGGAGACCGACCTGGCGACGTACACCCCCCGAAAGCACCAGTGGGAAGAGGGCGACATCGAGGACCTCGGGGGGAGTTTCTCGCGCAACTTCGCCGGCGTCGACGGTCGCGACTGCTACGTCGTCGACGACACCGTCACCAGCGGGACCACGCTCACCGAGACCATCGACGCCGTCCGCGACCGGGGGGGCAACCCGGTCGCCTGCGCCGTTCTCGTCGACAAGCAAGGCGTCGACGAGGTCGAGGGGGTCCCCGTCCACTCGCTCGTCCAGGTCATCCGCGTCTGA
- a CDS encoding ABC transporter substrate-binding protein gives MTKDDTSRFSRRTVLKGAGTAGMAGLAGCLGGGGGNGGGNGSGGGGSEGTLEIAHWWADGDGNEAINALVEGFQEEYPDVELDNNLVAGGAGENLQTEIKTRIQNDEAPSTWQTWPGAALQEYVEADLLEDLSDSVWSENGMEDAYLEGPKQAAKPDGTYVTVPLNIHRLNNLFYNVEVVEEAGADPTSVSTPSELVEVMQQISDAGMVGMANQTATPWSTLQLWAQVLMGEYGVDAYTAFTEGEVEANEDAVKGSLDIVKQYSEFFNEDASSLEWTEANAMVIDGEAGLFHQGDWAAGAYGNADDFEFEEHWNHVPFPGTEGAYALNMDSFPFPANNPSPDATEKFLRYVGTVDAQERFNPLKGSIPPRTDVSTDGFGPFLTKQIEDFQDSSDQPPSIAHGLAVRPGIQTSLEEATKAFTTNWNVDDAYSGFVSAFDQ, from the coding sequence ATGACAAAGGATGACACATCGCGATTCTCCCGTCGAACCGTTCTGAAAGGTGCCGGCACCGCCGGTATGGCTGGCCTCGCCGGCTGTCTCGGTGGCGGTGGCGGAAACGGGGGTGGGAACGGGTCGGGCGGTGGCGGCTCCGAGGGCACACTCGAAATCGCCCACTGGTGGGCGGACGGCGACGGCAACGAGGCCATCAACGCGCTCGTCGAGGGCTTCCAGGAGGAGTACCCGGACGTCGAACTCGACAACAACCTCGTCGCCGGCGGGGCCGGCGAGAACCTCCAGACCGAAATCAAGACCCGCATCCAGAACGACGAGGCGCCGAGCACGTGGCAGACGTGGCCGGGTGCCGCCCTCCAGGAGTACGTCGAGGCCGACCTGCTCGAGGACCTCTCGGACTCCGTCTGGAGCGAGAACGGCATGGAGGACGCCTACCTCGAGGGACCGAAACAGGCTGCCAAGCCCGACGGCACCTACGTCACCGTCCCGCTCAACATCCACCGCCTCAACAACCTCTTCTACAACGTCGAGGTCGTCGAGGAGGCCGGCGCGGACCCGACGTCGGTGTCGACGCCGAGCGAACTCGTCGAGGTCATGCAGCAGATAAGCGACGCCGGGATGGTCGGGATGGCGAATCAGACCGCGACGCCGTGGTCGACCCTTCAGCTCTGGGCGCAGGTGCTCATGGGCGAGTACGGCGTCGACGCCTACACCGCCTTCACCGAGGGCGAGGTCGAGGCCAACGAGGACGCCGTCAAGGGGTCGCTCGATATCGTCAAGCAGTACAGCGAGTTCTTCAACGAGGACGCCTCCTCGCTCGAGTGGACGGAGGCCAACGCCATGGTCATCGACGGCGAGGCCGGTCTGTTCCACCAGGGCGACTGGGCCGCCGGCGCCTACGGCAACGCCGACGACTTCGAGTTCGAGGAGCACTGGAACCACGTCCCGTTCCCGGGGACCGAGGGCGCCTACGCGCTGAACATGGACTCGTTCCCGTTCCCGGCGAACAACCCGAGCCCCGACGCCACCGAGAAGTTCCTCCGGTACGTCGGCACCGTCGACGCCCAGGAGCGATTCAACCCGCTGAAGGGGTCGATTCCGCCCCGGACGGACGTCTCCACCGACGGGTTCGGGCCGTTCCTCACCAAGCAGATCGAGGACTTCCAGGACTCCTCGGACCAGCCGCCCTCCATCGCCCACGGGCTCGCGGTCCGTCCCGGGATTCAGACGAGCCTCGAGGAGGCGACGAAGGCGTTCACGACCAACTGGAACGTCGACGACGCCTACTCCGGGTTCGTCTCGGCGTTCGACCAGTAG
- a CDS encoding carbohydrate ABC transporter permease, which produces MSTRLRKLVDRARRAVGRGGEEAVRPDGGTVAEGTRSRWARSDFVSSLPFWLPPALLVGLFVYGAIGWNFLLSLTDAQGFVDPDYGNLDFDMYARLLGDPTFWTAARNTLVLLVAFTGICLVGGLLLAILVDQQIRFEEGIRTIYLLPMSLSFVVTAKFWAWIYNAQSGVVNVTLERLGLGWLAQDWLGDPQFTLGAVIFALLWQYSGYAMVVYLAGLRAIPTEHFEAARVDGASTFRMYRRVVVPQLRASTVSAAVVLMVFALKAFDFLYTLFGKTPGPAADILATMMYRVAFDSSEWAYGSAVAVVLFLMALAVVGPYLYSEYRRGAL; this is translated from the coding sequence ATGTCTACCAGATTGCGGAAACTCGTCGACCGCGCGCGGCGGGCGGTCGGACGTGGGGGGGAGGAGGCGGTCCGTCCGGACGGGGGGACCGTCGCCGAAGGAACGCGGAGCCGCTGGGCCCGCTCGGACTTCGTCTCGTCGCTCCCCTTCTGGCTCCCGCCCGCGCTCCTCGTCGGACTGTTCGTCTACGGCGCCATCGGCTGGAACTTCCTGCTCTCGCTGACCGACGCCCAGGGGTTCGTCGACCCGGACTACGGGAACCTCGACTTCGATATGTACGCGCGGCTGCTCGGGGACCCCACGTTCTGGACCGCCGCTCGCAACACCCTCGTCCTGCTCGTGGCGTTCACGGGCATCTGCCTCGTCGGCGGCCTGTTGCTCGCCATCCTCGTCGACCAGCAGATACGCTTCGAGGAGGGTATCCGGACCATCTACCTCCTCCCGATGAGCCTCTCGTTCGTCGTGACGGCGAAGTTCTGGGCGTGGATATACAACGCCCAGTCGGGGGTGGTGAACGTCACGCTGGAGCGACTCGGTCTCGGCTGGCTCGCACAGGACTGGCTCGGCGACCCGCAGTTCACGCTGGGAGCGGTCATCTTCGCGCTGCTGTGGCAGTACAGCGGCTACGCGATGGTCGTCTACCTCGCGGGCCTGCGGGCGATACCGACCGAGCACTTCGAGGCGGCGCGCGTCGACGGCGCGAGCACGTTCCGGATGTACCGTCGCGTCGTCGTCCCGCAGCTCCGGGCCTCGACGGTGAGCGCCGCCGTCGTCCTGATGGTGTTCGCACTCAAGGCGTTCGACTTCCTCTACACCCTGTTCGGGAAGACGCCAGGGCCCGCGGCCGACATCCTGGCGACGATGATGTACCGCGTCGCGTTCGACTCGAGCGAGTGGGCGTACGGCTCCGCGGTCGCCGTCGTGCTGTTCCTGATGGCGCTCGCCGTGGTCGGACCGTACCTCTACTCCGAGTACCGGCGGGGTGCGCTGTGA
- a CDS encoding carbohydrate ABC transporter permease, translated as MERQTERRRPTARRIGLYTVLGALVAFYLLPLEAGIMTSIKTSDAFARTVPFAPPGPDGFTLSAWGTAWETLRPMLVDSVLLAVPAALLSALFGSLAAYGLTNVDWRGQVAVVVLFVAGIFIPYQAVLVPLARFWRAIELFGVFGGYESLVHLIITHTAYGIPITTLLFRAYYKNFSSEMLEAARLDGASTFGVYRSIVLPLSTPMFAVTLIYQFTQVWNDLLFALILLSGADSSVVTLGLAQLGGGLVSTFNTEMAGAFIAAFPTLLVYIIFGDKFARGVAGQT; from the coding sequence ATGGAACGACAGACCGAGCGCCGTCGGCCGACCGCCCGACGAATCGGTCTCTACACGGTGCTCGGGGCACTCGTCGCGTTCTACCTCCTGCCCCTGGAGGCGGGCATCATGACGTCCATCAAGACGAGCGACGCCTTCGCCCGGACCGTCCCGTTCGCACCGCCGGGGCCGGACGGGTTCACCCTCTCGGCGTGGGGGACGGCGTGGGAGACGCTGCGGCCGATGCTCGTCGACAGCGTGCTGCTGGCGGTACCGGCGGCCCTGCTCTCGGCGCTGTTCGGGAGTCTCGCGGCCTACGGCCTGACGAACGTCGACTGGCGTGGCCAGGTAGCTGTCGTCGTGCTGTTCGTCGCCGGCATCTTCATCCCGTATCAGGCCGTGCTGGTGCCGCTCGCACGCTTCTGGCGCGCGATAGAGCTGTTCGGCGTCTTCGGCGGCTACGAGTCGCTCGTCCACCTCATCATCACCCACACGGCGTACGGCATCCCCATCACGACGTTGCTGTTCAGGGCGTACTACAAGAACTTCTCGTCGGAGATGCTGGAGGCCGCCCGACTGGACGGCGCGAGCACGTTCGGCGTCTACCGCAGCATCGTCCTCCCGCTGTCGACACCGATGTTCGCGGTGACGCTCATCTACCAGTTCACGCAGGTCTGGAACGACCTGCTGTTCGCGCTCATCCTCCTCTCCGGTGCCGACTCGTCGGTCGTCACGCTCGGCCTGGCGCAACTGGGTGGAGGGCTCGTCAGCACGTTCAACACGGAGATGGCGGGGGCGTTCATCGCGGCGTTCCCGACGCTTCTGGTGTACATCATCTTCGGCGACAAGTTCGCACGAGGAGTCGCAGGACAGACATGA
- a CDS encoding ABC transporter ATP-binding protein — MAGLTLNHVTKRFEDVVAVDDVSMDIDDGEFLVLVGPSGCGKSTTLRMIAGLETLTEGDIDLGERSIAHAKPADRDIAMVFQSYALYPHMTVRGNMRFGLEESTDLSDEEIDARVEETAAKLDIEELLDRRPGELSGGQQQRVALGRAIVRDPAVFLMDEPLSNLDAKLRSQMRTELQRLQEELAVTTVYVTHDQTEAMTMGDRIAVLNDGELMQVGTPLECYHAPANEFVAGFIGEPSMNFFAVEREGDTLTGDGFEYPLSNDVATDLGETRRLTLGVRPEDVSFVPSADGPHDLPAVTGVVEPMGNENNVHLTFPDGSEEFVATVDGMEHVERDQHVVARVPEAAIHLFDRETGRTLRNRSLAEMERARARAD, encoded by the coding sequence ATGGCAGGACTCACGCTCAACCACGTCACGAAACGCTTCGAGGACGTCGTCGCCGTCGACGACGTCTCGATGGACATCGACGACGGCGAGTTCCTCGTCCTCGTCGGCCCCTCCGGCTGCGGGAAGTCGACCACCCTGCGGATGATCGCGGGACTGGAGACCCTCACCGAGGGCGACATCGACCTCGGCGAGCGCTCTATCGCGCACGCGAAGCCCGCCGACCGGGACATCGCGATGGTGTTCCAGTCGTACGCGCTCTACCCCCACATGACCGTCCGGGGGAACATGCGCTTCGGCCTCGAGGAGTCGACCGACCTCTCGGACGAGGAGATAGACGCGCGCGTCGAGGAGACGGCGGCGAAACTCGACATCGAGGAACTGCTCGACCGCCGCCCCGGCGAGCTCTCGGGCGGCCAGCAACAGCGCGTCGCGCTCGGGCGGGCCATCGTCCGCGACCCGGCGGTGTTCCTCATGGACGAACCGCTCAGTAACCTGGACGCGAAACTCCGCTCGCAGATGCGGACGGAACTCCAGCGCCTCCAGGAGGAACTGGCCGTGACCACGGTGTACGTCACCCACGACCAGACGGAGGCGATGACGATGGGCGACCGCATCGCGGTACTCAACGACGGGGAACTGATGCAGGTCGGCACGCCGCTCGAGTGCTATCACGCCCCCGCCAACGAGTTCGTCGCGGGGTTCATCGGCGAACCGTCGATGAACTTCTTCGCGGTCGAGCGCGAGGGGGACACCCTCACGGGCGACGGGTTCGAGTATCCCCTCTCGAACGACGTCGCGACGGACCTCGGCGAGACGCGCCGTCTCACCCTCGGCGTCCGGCCCGAAGACGTCTCGTTCGTCCCGTCGGCCGACGGGCCGCACGACCTCCCCGCCGTCACCGGCGTCGTCGAACCGATGGGTAACGAGAACAACGTCCACCTCACGTTCCCCGACGGGAGCGAGGAGTTCGTCGCTACCGTCGACGGGATGGAACACGTCGAGCGCGACCAGCACGTCGTCGCGCGCGTCCCCGAGGCGGCGATTCACCTCTTCGACCGCGAGACGGGGCGGACGCTCCGCAATCGCTCGCTTGCAGAAATGGAGCGCGCCCGGGCGCGGGCGGACTGA
- a CDS encoding BolA family protein — protein MTPEEVERLIEEGIEDADATVTRPRNPDDDTHLAAVVVSPAFEGETLVAQHQRVYDALGDHMTRDIHALELKTYTPEEYAEQ, from the coding sequence ATGACGCCCGAAGAGGTCGAACGACTCATCGAGGAGGGTATCGAGGACGCCGACGCGACCGTGACACGCCCGCGGAACCCGGACGACGACACGCACCTCGCCGCGGTGGTCGTCTCGCCCGCTTTCGAGGGCGAGACGCTCGTCGCCCAGCACCAGCGCGTATACGACGCCCTCGGCGACCACATGACGCGCGACATCCACGCGCTCGAACTGAAGACCTACACGCCCGAGGAGTACGCAGAACAGTAG
- a CDS encoding dodecin family protein, whose amino-acid sequence MTAVKIIKVLGTSTESWEAAAEEAVAEASETIQDISGVEVEDWTAEVDDGEIVRYKTTVEVAFPVRPELHTSESTGRGVIQRLRPSQSE is encoded by the coding sequence ATGACGGCTGTAAAAATCATCAAGGTGCTCGGCACGTCGACGGAGTCGTGGGAGGCCGCCGCGGAGGAAGCGGTCGCGGAGGCGAGCGAGACGATACAGGACATCTCCGGCGTCGAAGTCGAAGACTGGACCGCGGAGGTCGACGACGGGGAGATCGTCCGATACAAGACGACCGTCGAGGTGGCGTTCCCGGTCCGCCCGGAACTGCACACGAGCGAGTCGACCGGTCGGGGGGTCATCCAGCGACTGCGGCCGTCGCAGTCGGAGTGA
- the fen gene encoding flap endonuclease-1, producing MGNADLRQLAALEDVPLSSLGGSVVAVDAHNWLYRYLTTTVRFTRSRAYTTSDGEEVANLVGVVQGLPKFFEHDLTPVFVFDGGVTDLKEAEVDERREQRERYEELLAEARESGDAAEISTLESRTQRLTPLIQETTRDLLRHLDVPVVEAPAEGEAQAAYMARQGAVDYVGSEDYDTLLLGAPYTLRQLTSSGDPELMDFEATLAEHDLTWEQLVDVGILCGTDFNEGVPGIGPKTAVKLVREHGDLWGVLDARDAYVEHADLIRELFLDPTVTDDYDFETSLSPDVEAARAYVCEEWEVPNEEVERGFDRIEASAAQTGLDDWV from the coding sequence ATGGGAAACGCAGACCTCCGACAGCTCGCGGCCCTGGAGGACGTCCCCCTCTCCTCGCTCGGGGGGAGCGTCGTCGCCGTGGACGCGCACAACTGGCTCTATCGCTACCTCACCACCACCGTCCGGTTCACGCGCAGTCGCGCCTACACGACGAGCGACGGCGAGGAGGTGGCGAACCTCGTCGGCGTCGTCCAGGGGCTCCCGAAGTTCTTCGAGCACGACCTGACGCCGGTGTTCGTCTTCGACGGCGGCGTCACCGACCTGAAAGAGGCGGAGGTCGACGAGCGCCGCGAACAGCGCGAGCGCTACGAGGAGCTACTGGCGGAGGCCCGCGAATCAGGCGACGCGGCCGAGATATCGACGCTCGAATCGCGCACCCAGCGCCTCACCCCGCTCATCCAGGAGACGACGCGCGACCTGCTCCGACACCTCGACGTCCCCGTCGTCGAGGCGCCCGCGGAGGGGGAGGCGCAGGCGGCGTACATGGCCCGGCAGGGGGCCGTCGACTACGTCGGCAGCGAGGACTACGACACCCTCCTGCTCGGCGCGCCCTACACGCTCCGTCAGCTGACGAGTTCGGGCGACCCCGAACTGATGGACTTCGAGGCCACGCTCGCCGAACACGACCTGACGTGGGAGCAACTCGTCGACGTCGGCATCCTCTGCGGGACGGACTTCAACGAGGGCGTCCCCGGCATCGGCCCGAAGACGGCGGTGAAACTCGTCCGCGAACACGGCGACCTCTGGGGGGTCCTCGACGCCCGCGACGCCTACGTCGAACACGCGGACCTCATCCGCGAACTGTTCCTCGACCCGACCGTCACGGACGACTACGACTTCGAGACGTCGCTCTCGCCCGACGTCGAGGCGGCCCGGGCGTACGTCTGCGAGGAGTGGGAGGTCCCCAACGAAGAGGTCGAGCGCGGCTTCGACCGCATCGAGGCGTCGGCGGCCCAGACCGGACTCGACGACTGGGTCTGA
- a CDS encoding DMT family transporter — translation MNPWLVLLVAGLFEVVWALSLAASDGLSKPLPTAATVVALFVSMVLLARAVQSLPIGTAYAVWTGIGAVGAAVGGVLLFDEPATVLRGVFVAVIVVGIVGLETTA, via the coding sequence ATGAACCCGTGGCTCGTGTTGCTGGTCGCCGGCCTGTTCGAGGTGGTCTGGGCGCTGTCGCTGGCCGCCTCCGACGGCCTCTCGAAGCCCCTGCCGACCGCCGCCACCGTCGTCGCGCTGTTCGTCAGTATGGTGTTGCTCGCGCGCGCCGTCCAGTCGCTACCCATCGGTACCGCCTACGCCGTCTGGACCGGTATCGGCGCGGTCGGCGCGGCCGTCGGCGGCGTCCTCCTGTTCGACGAACCCGCGACGGTGCTGCGCGGCGTCTTCGTCGCCGTCATCGTCGTCGGTATCGTCGGACTGGAGACGACGGCGTAG
- a CDS encoding GNAT family N-acetyltransferase produces the protein MEHAVLGWPDEGPTLRLDHREYAYAGKFVTAATGKAAVLAEDAPVDQPSAREGYARGLLAVCSFNEDRTDPDTAWIRYVTTRRDRRGEGLGARLAAFTADRLRDRGYERVRIAVNNPYAYHALSKAGFGFTGRETGLAELVLEHPSDRGRYDEGLAVYAARDLTPEEAAFVEAKRAAGPPPVLPSG, from the coding sequence ATGGAACACGCGGTCCTCGGCTGGCCCGACGAGGGGCCGACGCTGCGCCTCGACCACCGCGAGTACGCCTACGCCGGGAAGTTCGTCACCGCCGCCACCGGGAAGGCTGCCGTGCTCGCCGAGGACGCCCCCGTCGACCAGCCGAGCGCCCGCGAGGGGTACGCCAGGGGGCTGCTCGCGGTCTGTTCGTTCAACGAGGACCGCACCGACCCCGACACCGCCTGGATTCGCTACGTCACCACCCGGCGGGACCGACGCGGGGAGGGCCTCGGGGCCCGACTCGCCGCCTTCACCGCCGACCGCCTCCGCGACCGTGGCTACGAGCGCGTCCGCATCGCCGTGAACAACCCCTACGCCTACCACGCGCTGTCGAAAGCGGGCTTCGGGTTCACCGGCCGCGAAACCGGCCTCGCGGAACTCGTCCTCGAACACCCGAGCGACCGGGGACGCTACGACGAGGGCCTCGCCGTCTACGCGGCGCGCGACCTCACACCGGAGGAGGCGGCGTTCGTCGAGGCGAAGCGCGCCGCCGGCCCCCCACCGGTCCTCCCGTCGGGGTGA
- a CDS encoding DUF3054 domain-containing protein, whose protein sequence is MSTRTATSRGRIDLSRTTLALAAGDLLLIAAFVVLGEFSHIGVERTFANPGYVFEAFLPFLLGWLVVAPLVGAYGREARETVRSAVGYALFAWGGAVVVGQALRATPLFRGDFAVTFFLVSLGVGAVLLVPWRVVVSVLD, encoded by the coding sequence ATGAGCACGCGGACCGCCACCTCGCGGGGTCGCATCGACCTCTCCCGGACGACGCTCGCGCTCGCGGCGGGCGACCTGCTCCTCATCGCCGCGTTCGTCGTCCTCGGGGAGTTCAGTCACATCGGTGTCGAACGGACGTTCGCGAACCCGGGCTACGTCTTCGAGGCGTTCCTCCCGTTCCTCCTCGGGTGGCTCGTCGTCGCTCCGCTGGTCGGGGCGTACGGCCGCGAGGCGCGCGAGACGGTCCGTTCGGCGGTCGGCTACGCCCTCTTCGCGTGGGGCGGAGCGGTCGTCGTGGGACAGGCGCTCCGGGCGACGCCGCTCTTTCGCGGGGACTTCGCGGTGACGTTCTTCCTCGTCTCGCTCGGGGTGGGTGCCGTCCTGCTGGTACCGTGGCGGGTCGTGGTCAGCGTCCTCGACTGA